Proteins encoded in a region of the Ornithodoros turicata isolate Travis chromosome 3, ASM3712646v1, whole genome shotgun sequence genome:
- the LOC135390010 gene encoding putative nuclease HARBI1 — protein sequence MPSRRCRKSSLSPSSDCPKQQQQRCVMPSGKIFRECNVGADRRSLLNRGSSWLRFYATGAFLGNIGNDEHFACSTHAVSEAIHDVSLAIIKRLAPKYMKFPTTDEEKLEVKRGFYEVAGFSGCVDAIDGTEVAIMQPSQGDPRFDDYCHKGYYAINVLAVCDASRRILYMTARYPGCYHDSSILNICELRQAATSGFFKNEEWLIGDSAYPLEPWLMTPVRSPTNPEETAYNTAHTKTRCCIERCFGVLKMRFRCLQRYRTLHFAPDRSCNIITACCILHNLCLAYNMNAPTEGTESGESEDGEEEHARQSFEEQ from the exons ATGCCTTCACGTCGTTGTCGGAAGAGCAGTTTGTCTCCTTCTTCCGACTGTCCAAAGCAGCAGCAACAGAGGTGTGTGATGCCGTCCGGGAAGATATTCAGAGAG TGCAACGTTGGCGCAGATCGACGCTCTCTGTTGAACAGAGGGTCCTCATGGCTGAGATTTTACGCCACTGGAGCATTCCTCGGCAACATAGGCAATGACGAACACTTCGCCTGCAGCACCCACGCCGTGTCTGAGGCGATTCACGACGTGAGCCTCGCAATCATCAAACGACTGGCGCCCAAATATATGAAGTTCCCGACAACAGATGAGGAGAAGCTTGAGGTGAAACGAGGCTTCTATGAGGTGGCTGGCTTCTCCGGCTGTGTCG ATGCTATTGACGGTACCGAGGTTGCGATAATGCAGCCCAGCCAAGGTGACCCACGGTTCGATGATTATTGCCACAAGGGGTACTACGCTATTAATGTGCTAGCT GTTTGTGATGCTTCACGTCGGATTCTCTACATGACTGCGAGATATCCTGGATGTTACCACGATTCATCTATACTCAACATATGTGAGCTGCGCCAGGCTGCCACGTCAGGATTTTTCAAAAATGAAGAGTGGCTAATAG GTGATAGCGCGTACCCTTTAGAACCGTGGCTCATGACTCCAGTGAGGTCTCCGACAAACCCTGAAGAGACTGCATACAACACGGCTCACACAAAGACACGCTGCTGCATTGAACGGTGTTTCGGTGTACTAAAAATGCGCTTCCGCTGCCTCCAAAGATACAGGACCCTGCACTTTGCTCCTGATAGATCGTGCAACATTATAACGGCATGTTGTATACTTCACAACTTGTGCTTGGCATATAACATGAATGCTCCAACAGAGGGTACTGAAAGTGGCGAGTCCGAAGATGGTGAAGAGGAACATGCTCGACAAAGCTTCGAGGAACAATAA